The window AATCCAGTCAGTCCCGAGCAAATGAAGTCCGAATCCGGCCAACAACGGACATACGCCGAGCAGCCGCATACTTCTTAAAGGCAGTAAAACGGTAATTTTGAAATTTCTGAGCCAGAATGCTAGCTGCACTAACAACGCATCCCTGCAGATAAGTAAACGGCCCCTGCGGGGCCGTTTTCAAAGGGTTTGTTAATGCACATTTCCGCGCCTTGAAATCCCGATCAACCCAAGTAACCCACAACCAAATAGCAGTGCAGCGGGAGGGAGTGGAACAGCCTCTAGATTGCCATAGGTAACGCCTGGTTGACTGCCATTAAAGAACCCAAAATCACCCCCCGTAAAAGTTGCATCAGAAACTATCCATGATTCTAGAACTGTGGCCCCGTCAAGAATGGTTACCTCAAAGTTACCTGGTGCAAAATCAAGAGTAAAGCTATAAGTAGTATTTCTTGCCCAGCTAAGGCTATTTTCGCGTAGTATAGTTGCTGTTGCTGTATTTACCCCGGTGTTATGAAGTCCGTTATGTTCCCGAGTTACCCACGAAAGTAGACATTCCCTTAGTGAGATAAGATGCTAGTGGAGGTGTCACCATGTCGAAGAAAGAAAACCAAGTCCTACCCGGAGTCGTTTCGCCAGGAAGCGGTGAGCTGGCTGATCAACCGGACCGCACGGCGGCTGATGTTGCCAGGGAGCTAGGTCTGCATGTGGGCCAGATCTACAACTGGCGTACCCAGCTCAACAAGCTGTCGAAGAAGCAGTTTACCGTAGCCGATGGCACGAACTACTCACCAGGAAAGAAGGCTGAGATTCGCAAGCTCAAGAAGCGTGTTGCAGAGCTGGAGCAGGAGCGTGATTTCCTAAAAAAAGCGACGGCGTACTTCGCGAAAGCCGACAAGCGGTACGCCCTGATCGAGTCCTGTCGGCAGGGTTCCGGATCGACATGATGTGCCGGCTGTTGTCGGTGTCGCGATCCGGCTATTACGCCTGGCGCAAGCGCCCGGTTTGTCCACCAGCGCCAGCGCCGTACGCTGGTTGGTGAGGCGGTGGAGGCCGCCTATCATCAGTTCAGGCTACGGTGCGCCACTTGCGGCTTTGGTGAAGTGGAGCTGAATGAACGCGGCATTCCTGCAGTTTGAACCATGTAGCTGATTTACTGAAGGAACGCGGTCTGAAGCTCGTAACGGGAAGGGCTTCAGATACTTCCTCAGGTCGAGTCGCAGACCAACGTGAACGAGAATCTGCTGGGCCGGCGCTTTGGCGCGGATGAGCCGAACGGAAGTGGGTCTCGGACATCACCTACATCCGAGTGGGGCGTGTCTGGCTGTACCTGGCAGCAGTACTGGACCTGTTCTCCCGCAAGGTGGTGGGCTGGGCGCTGGACACCCACATGCGGGAGAGCTGATTCTGGATGCCTTCACCATGGCGGTCGCACGCCGGGACCTGAAGGACAATGCCCTGATCCACTCGGATCGCGGTGTACCAGTACCGGGGTAATGAGTATCAGGACGTGTTGCAGGCGCATGGCGTTCGTTGCAGCATGAGCCGGAAGGGGAATTGCTGGGACAATGCGGTAATGGAGTCCTTCTTCAGTCGCCTGAAGGTGGAGCTGATCATGCAGAGAACTACAAAACCGTTGCTGAAGCGCGTACCGGCATCTTTGAATACATTGAGATGTTCTACAATCGGGTTAGACGACACTCGGCCATCGGCTATGTCGTCCGCATGAATATGAGCAGCAGTTCGAGAAATTAACCGTGTCCACGATTTGTAGGTAAGACCAGTTCGGATCTACCAGAGGATTCCCTGTGTCGATCAGCGACAGATACATGCCATTCAGCAAATTGCCTTGAGCTAGCTGTTTCCAACCAAACAAGTACATTTGCCCCCTATTTTGGTATCCAAATGTAAACCCAATAATATCGTCATCAGTGCCGCTAATTGTAAATTCTCCAGTAATTAGATTGTTAGTTACGTCTATTAAACCTCCACTGCGGAAGATGGAAGGATCACTATTTAAAGTTTGTGTAACGAGTGAATTATCAGGCCCAGATACTACCCAGTTGCTTGCTCCATCAAGGGTAACGTAATTTTCTGTTATAAAGGTACTAAGATCTAGCGCAACAGCCCACGAACTAGATGAAAATAGCGCGGCAAGGAATGCTATAAGCACAGCACGTAAACGGAATATTGCGTTCATTTTGTCTCTCCGTAAGTTCAGTTAAATCACCCATTGCAGAAAAGAGGATGATAACAATTTACATCTTGTTCCTTCGACTAGCCTGGATTGAGAATCGAAAACAATCCAATACCATGCTATTTACCTTCCTCTGCCCCTTCTTATTAATTTCGTGGAAAGCATATTTGCGACAGTAGAAGTATTCTTTGATACCGGTCAATAGACACACAGCACACAAAACATGAATGAAGGCTCCTAAAGAATTTAATAGTATTTGATCGTAATAAATATACCGCCCCAATGACTTGAGTTTTTCTAATTTATCTCACAATGCTCAAAATCCTATGGAAGGGTGTGAAGTACTTTTCTTCCAGTTAGAGTCTTACAGTGAATGTCCGAATTTACTAAATAGTAGAAACGAACTAGTACATTTGTATTATTCGAAATGACAATTCGCGAATGTCGTAGTTGGGTCGTCTCCCGACCGTTACACAGCCCTAAAAATAGAAACCGCTAACAGTCCGGAATGGGTCGGCTGTGGACACAGGCAAGTCTCCAGCGTGGAGGACCAACTGCTTCGTCATCCGCCACAACAGACCTCCCCCATCAGCCAGGGCAGGTGTCGGAACCCGCAACCCCTGATCGCCATGGTTATTCGCTACTGGCCTGAGATCCCGACTCCGGCACATTGACGACCCCGGCTGTTCCAACACGCGGGCAGACAAGACATGCGGTATTCGATCGCCGCCAAGTCAGGACAAGGTTGTTTCCGGTTTACCTTCAGAACATCAACAAGATGCCGAAAACACAGGAATCTTCCGTCAGGTGCAGATGAAAGCCGTGCTTTGCAACAGGCATTGCTCGCAGAAGACCTACTCTTGACACAGGCGCAGCCGGGGCATGGAAGCGATTGAACTGAATCTTGAAGTACCCGAACCACCGCAGCGAGCCATCTTCGGCGAGCGTCTGGTCGCGGCCCGCGAGGCACGCGGCCTGGACCTCGGGGAGGTTGTCCGGGTGCTGCGGCTGCCTGCAGCCACCTTGCAAGCACTCGAGTCCAGCTGCTACGAGAAACTGCCCGCGCCGGTTTTCGTGCGCGGTTATCTGCGCGCCTATGCACGGCTGCTGGGGATGGACGCTGAGGCGCTCGTTGCGGAGTATAACCGGCAGGTCGCAGTGCCCGAGATAGTTCTCGCGCCGGCAATCAAGGCACGTCCCGAAGCGGCAGCGCGCCATCTGTACAGCCGCGGCGCTTTTGCCTTGATCGTGTTGACCGTAATGGTGCTGCTCGGGTCCTGGTGGTACCAACGGCCGAATCAGGACATGGCCGACCAATCCCGTACCGTGTCAGCGCAGGCCAGAGACTCGGCTGCACCAGTGACCGGACTTGCCTCACCGCAGGCGGGCAAAGCGAATATGCCCCCCGTGTCGCTCGATGCACATGCGCCGCAGCCCCCGGCGAGAGAGGCTGCCGAAGCGCGCGTCGCCGCAATCGAATCTGGAACGCCGCCGGCTGGGACACCGGCCGTGGCCGTGCCGGACTTACCCGCCACCAACACCAAGGCTGACACCGTGAAGCACAGGAAAGATGCTGGAGCACGGCTCCAGCCCACGCTGCCTGACCTGCCGCTTGCACCCCTTGCCTCCGACCACGGCGGGCTCGTGCCAGCGAGTCGCGCCCCCACGGGTATCGAAGCAATCAGCATCAGGGCAAACGGTGAAAGCTGGGCCGAAGTCGTCGATGGGAACGGCTATCAGCTGCTGTATTATCTGTTGCGTCCGGGCATGGAGTACCGACTGCAAGGCCAGCCCCCGTTTCAGGTATTTCTCGGCAATGCGCCGGCCGTGGAACTCAGCCTGAACCACAAACCATTCGATCACACGCCTTTTCGCCGCAATAACAGCACCGCCCGTTTCACTGTGGATGCCCATCCGTAAGCGTGCACATTGCAAGATGGCACGCAGCGGCTCCTGCTTCCGTTCCTGGCCGCGTCACGGAGATGTCCCCGGCAGCTCGGGCGCATTGGCGTCGCTTTGAACTGGCCGCTGCCTTCGTCTGCGGCCCTCGACCCGGTTTCGGCATCTGGGCTCGCCCCTGAATCGTTAGCTCAGGGTGTGCACTTAACCGCAGGCACCATCAGATCGATCTGCCATTACTCGTTAGCTTCCTCTTCGGCTCGCTTCAACTTGTCCCGCTCAGTTTGCATCGCAGCGTTGAGCTGCACACGTACCTGGTCTTGCAGCTCCTTGGCCTGCCTTGCCTGTTGCGCGCTGAGCTGCGCCTCTGTTGCCGCCGTACTTACGATATCTGCACCGCAGCCGGTTAAGGCGACGATCAGAAACCCTGGGAATATGAGTCGGTTCATCATTTAGCTCTCCATGAATGCCATCGGTCTGAGGTTTTAGGCACCGTCTTCATGCTTGTCGCAAGAGCGTGTTCAGGATGCCCGGGTCCGGCTGGCAACGGACAACGACTCATGACCAGCCCCCCCGGCGCGGTGCATTCCGTCTTGCTGCGATCATGGCCGGGATTGAATCAGGAAGAATAAGCCCGCCTCACGCGGTCTCGATTCACTCCGGAATATGGCAGAACCTGTCACGCGAGCGCTGCTATGCGCTGCACCATGCGGATGGTAGAGGTACGCGAAAGCCATCACGATCAAACCGCGCAGACTATCCATATACAGCAGTTGGGTAATGCCCGAGATGAAATAGATGCCGATGCCGATGGTGACCAGCAT of the Pseudomonadota bacterium genome contains:
- a CDS encoding DUF4115 domain-containing protein encodes the protein MEAIELNLEVPEPPQRAIFGERLVAAREARGLDLGEVVRVLRLPAATLQALESSCYEKLPAPVFVRGYLRAYARLLGMDAEALVAEYNRQVAVPEIVLAPAIKARPEAAARHLYSRGAFALIVLTVMVLLGSWWYQRPNQDMADQSRTVSAQARDSAAPVTGLASPQAGKANMPPVSLDAHAPQPPAREAAEARVAAIESGTPPAGTPAVAVPDLPATNTKADTVKHRKDAGARLQPTLPDLPLAPLASDHGGLVPASRAPTGIEAISIRANGESWAEVVDGNGYQLLYYLLRPGMEYRLQGQPPFQVFLGNAPAVELSLNHKPFDHTPFRRNNSTARFTVDAHP
- a CDS encoding transposase; its protein translation is MSKKENQVLPGVVSPGSGELADQPDRTAADVARELGLHVGQIYNWRTQLNKLSKKQFTVADGTNYSPGKKAEIRKLKKRVAELEQERDFLKKATAYFAKADKRYALIESCRQGSGST